A genomic region of Chitinimonas arctica contains the following coding sequences:
- a CDS encoding PCRF domain-containing protein, with translation MKSYWRKESLRKFLRASNVSEAIISAWNSDESKRDFLDRIFQKHQITDSGKTVIYGMAQSLSEQATFPDLRNWEDSAQKISEATKAVAELKSYLKAQDEEIRSEREREQAKAKAQEERQTIQRTLTDKAKLQQRLESLHLKVGTQQGGYEFQDWFFDLLEFCEIQNRRPYVSAGRQIDGSLTHDGTTYLIELKFTGSQSSATDIDSIRAKVDDKADNTMGIILSISGFSSVAIAQASGRKTTLLLFDAMHLYLFLSGTLSFGEIISRIRRHVSQTGEAYLPVANFSG, from the coding sequence TTGAAGTCCTATTGGCGGAAAGAGTCTCTGCGCAAGTTCTTGCGCGCCTCTAACGTTTCGGAGGCAATCATTAGTGCTTGGAACTCCGACGAAAGCAAACGGGATTTTCTGGATAGAATATTCCAGAAGCATCAGATCACTGACAGTGGCAAGACCGTGATATACGGAATGGCTCAGTCTTTGTCCGAGCAAGCGACGTTTCCTGACCTTCGTAATTGGGAAGATTCTGCGCAAAAAATCTCCGAAGCAACAAAAGCTGTTGCTGAGCTAAAGTCATATCTCAAAGCACAGGATGAAGAAATCCGATCAGAACGGGAACGAGAACAAGCAAAGGCCAAAGCGCAAGAAGAGCGACAGACAATCCAGCGAACTTTGACAGATAAAGCCAAGCTACAACAGCGTCTTGAATCACTGCACTTGAAAGTGGGCACTCAACAAGGCGGGTATGAATTTCAGGACTGGTTCTTCGATCTACTTGAATTTTGCGAAATTCAAAACCGTCGGCCATACGTAAGTGCTGGCCGGCAAATCGATGGTTCGCTTACACATGACGGTACAACCTATTTAATTGAATTAAAATTCACTGGTAGCCAATCCAGTGCTACGGATATTGATTCTATTCGAGCAAAGGTAGATGATAAGGCAGACAACACAATGGGGATTATATTGTCTATATCGGGCTTCTCTAGTGTCGCCATCGCTCAAGCCTCTGGTCGTAAGACAACGTTATTACTGTTTGATGCTATGCATTTATACCTTTTCTTATCCGGCACTCTATCTTTTGGCGAAATTATTTCCCGCATCCGCCGCCATGTATCACAGACTGGTGAGGCATATCTTCCTGTAGCAAATTTTAGCGGTTAA